The window GAGGATCAGTTTCTGACCGTCCACCTCGATTTCGGCGTATAGCTCTTCTTGATTAACGGCAACAGCCGTATTGGCCGGCAGAGTCCAAGGGGTAGTTGTCCAGGCTAGCAAGGACGTACCCTCATCTTTCAGTTTGAACTTTACAAAGACCGAAGGATCAGTCACGTCCTGATAGCTATTGTCCATAGCAACCTCAGCCTTAGAGATAGGCGTAGCATCGCGCGTACAGTAAAGCAGTACCTTTTCTCCTTCATAGATCTTACCGGCGTCATACAGCTCCTTAAAAGCCCACCAGACTGATTCCATGTAGTCTTTATCCATGGTTTTGTAGGCACCCCTGAAGTCTACCCAGCGACCAACGCGATCAATAGTGTCCTCCCAGAGGTTGCCAGTCTGAACCATGTTTGCCCGACAGGTAGTGATGTACTCTTCCAGACTCACCTTTGTACCGATGTCTCGCTTGTCTTTGATACCAAGTTTTTTCTCAGTAAAGACTTCTGCCGGTAGGCCATGGCAATCCCAACCCCAAACACGCTCCACTCGTTTGCCTTTCATCGTCCAGTAGCGTGGCACTGCGTCTTTGGCGATAGAGCTCAGGAGCGTTCCATGGTGTGGTTCTCCGGTGATAAAGGGAGGACCATCGTAGAACACATACGAGTTTTCTTTTGGTCGGTTTTCTACCGACTTCTCAAAGGTCTTATGTTCTTTCCAGTATTTGACGAGATCTTTTTCGTACTCGAGTGGCTTGCGTCTGGTGCCTTGTTTAAACTTCATGATATTTGCTCCTTAGATATAAAAAATCATCTCTCTTGAATATCAGAACCCCTTTAGGGGTGGTACCATCTGATTTCCAAAAGAGATGACTCTTTTAGCACTTACTTATCGCTGTTACGGGCTGCCCGACAGGTTCTACTTATTCCGAGCCCATTGAAGGATTTGCTCAAAACTTTCTTCCCGTAGCTCGTGGTTGATAGCCACTTTTCTAGCTGTGCTAGATCGCCTTTTCCAAATTGTTACAGGGGTAATTGTAGCGCATACAACACCTCTTACGCAAGTTTACGAGTTTGCGTATCCGGCTACTTCATCCATGAGGGGTAGCGAGGGTCCTGGCCACACCTTGGCCAACTCACCGTCGTCCCTTACCGCCAATAGCGACGGATACTGAACAATGTCGTATAACCTTGCCATGTCCGATCCATCCCTTGTCTCAAGATCCTTGAGCTCTATTACCTTGCCACGCTGCGACTCAAAGTCATGGGCGTACTCTTCCATCTGGCGCGCAAACTCGCCTTTTGAATGGTACAAGATGATCAATTTCATGCCACTAGTCTACCATAAGCAAAATAAAAGAGAGGTGCATCACCTCTCTTTTATTGTTCCTCGACTAGGGCCTAGGAGCAGCCTGTTGTACTGCCGCAACTCGTACAGACATAGCAGCTTCCTGCCTTCTGCGTCTGGTTGCCACAGTTGTAGCACATGGGCGCAGCGTCATCCTGGTGACCTGTACCGCTGTCAGCCACCGCTTGGCGGGCGGCTTGTATAGGTTGGGGTCGTATGGCCATGATTGGCTCCGGCTGGATCTCTACCGCTACTGCCTCATCCGCCCTTGGCGTTCCTACCTCAAGCAAACTTACTTGCTCCTCGGGCATATCGTCCATAGACGCCAGTCCCAGTTCAAGCCTATCGTCAAACGACAAGTAGCTCAGGGCTAGGCGCCGGAATATGTAGTCAATGATCGAAGATGCGGTACGAATCTCTGGGTCATCAGTTATGCCGGCAGGGGCAAAGCTGGTACTCGTAAGTGATCTCACATATGTCTTAAGCGGCACACCATACTGCAGGCCATGACTGACCGATATCGCAAAGGAATCCATGATACCTAATAGCGTTGAACCGTGCTTTGCAAAGTGTATGAAGACCTCGCCTGGAGTACCATCCTCGTACTCACCAACTGTTACATAGCCGTGACTGCTTGCAACGGTAAAAGAGAAGGTCTTTGAAGCGCGCACTCTTGGCAGCTCACGACGCACTGCGCCCTTGACTATGATTCGGTCACTGAGCACCTCCGCCAAAGATACTGGCTCGTCCTTTTTAGTACCCTCTTTCTTCGCCATAGAGAGTGGTTGCGCAACCTTACAGTTATCGCGGTAGATCGCAACTGCCTTGAGGCCTAGCCTCCAAGATTCCATGTGCAGCTTCTCAACCTCTTCTACAGTGGCTTCTTCGGGCATGTTAACTGTCTTACTAATTGCGCCAGACAGGAATGGTTGTACTGCTGACATCATCTTCACGTGGCCCATGTAGTGGATAGGGTTATCACCCATAGAGCAAGCAAACACATCTTTGTGCTCTTCCTTGAGGTGTGGAGCGCCTATTATTGTTTTCTCTACATCAATATAGCTGATGATATCGTCAACTTCGGACTTGCTGTAGCCGAGTACTTTTAGTGCACGTGGCACTGTCTGGTTGACGATACTCATCGTGCCGCCACCTACCAGCTTCTTGTGCTTAACAAGACCAAGGTCTGGCTCGATACCAGTTGTATCACAGTCCATCATGAGTCCAATCGTTCCCGTGGGAGCCAGCACACTTGCTTGCGCATTTCGTACACCGTGGAGCTCACCTAGCTCAACAGCTTCATCCCAGGCGCTGGCGGCAGCACTCAGTAGTTCCTCGGAAACCAGGCTGGCGTCAATCTTTGAGACTTCCTCACGATGCATACGGAGCACGTGGAGCATTCCCTCGCGATCTTTATGGAATCCAGCAAATGGACCGACCCGATTAGCAATCTTTGCGCTCGTGGCATACGCCTGGCCGGTCATAAGGGCCGTTATAGCCGCAGCCTGAGCTCGACCCTCATCAGAGTCATAGGGCAGGCCTTGAGCCATCAGAAGGGCTCCTAAGTTCGCATAGCCAAGCCCTAGCTCACGATAAGCTCTGGCATTCTTATTGATGCTCTCTGTTGGATACTCACTGTAACCAACCAATATTTCTTGGGCGGTAAAAATAAGTTCTACCGTATGAATGAAAGACTTGATATCAAAACTTCCGTCGTCATTCAGATACCTCAAGAGGTTGATAGATGCCAGGTTACACGCAGAGTTATCCAGGTGCATATATTCACTGCACGGGTTACTGCCATTAATGCGTCCAGCGTTCGGCGTGGTGTGCCACTTGTTGATAGTCGTGTCGAATTGCATGCCAGGATCGGCACATTCCCAGGCAGATTCAGAGATTTGCCGGAAAAGATCACGAGCCTTTACGGTCCTCACTGTCTTGCCGGTAGTCACTGCCTTCAGGTCCCAGTCCTTATCGTTCTCGACTGCTCGCATAAACTCATCAGTGACCCGAACAGAGTTATTGGCATTTTGGTATTGGACAGAGAATGAGTCTCTACCGTCCAGGTCCATATCGAATCCAGCGTCTCTCAGTACACGAGCTTTACGCTCCTCTATTGCCTTGGCCCAAATAAACTCCACAATGTCCGGATGATCAGCATTCAAGATAACCATCTTAGCCGCACGACGAGTCTTGCCGCCACTCTTAATAGCACCAGCAGATGCATCAGCACCCCGCATAAAACTCATGGGGCCAGAGGCAGTACCAGCACTCTTGCCGAGTTCTTCGGCCGACGACCGGATAGAGCTAAGATTGATGCCTGATCCCGAGCCACCCTTGAAGATCATTCCCTCTTCTTTGTACCAATTCAGAATGGCGGGCATAGTATCTTCAACGGCCAAGATGAAACAAGCACTTGCCTGCTGAGCACGCTCAGGTACGCCTATATTGAACCAGACCGGAGAGTTAAAAGCCGCGCGTTGAGTGGCCAAGATATATTTAAGCTCCTCACGGTAGTCTTCTGCCTCGGCGTCCGACTCAAAGTAACCCTCTTGCATACCCTGCCGAGTCACCGTATCTACTACACGATCGATTAAGTCCTTTAGGGACTTTTCTCGTCCATCAGTACCCGGAGTACCGGTAAAATATTTTTGGGCAACGATGTTGATAGCGTTCAGGGACCATCCCTCGGGGAAATCAACGTCCTTTTGCTCAAAGACAGGCTTGCCCGTCATTGGATTCATAATAACCGAATCGCGCTTAACCCATTTGAGCTGATCGTATCCCTTGCTCTTAGGGGGCGTCAATAAGCGCCTCCGACCTAATATTGCTATCTGTGCCATACACCTACCCTCACTTTTACGCGGCCCCAAGAATATGCCGTTCTCTCGGCCACCCATTGTTATATTTTTATTAAGGTTTTTGTTAGAGTCGTCTCTCGCCTCTACGTTGCTCTCAAACGTCGATTCGATTGATGCTCCCCCCAAAGCCTATGGAGCAGGCTCTAGGGGGAGCCGTCAAGGTTATGCCTTGACAGAACCGACCTTGCGCTCGCGGATTTGCAGAAGTTCTTTCTCAAATCCGGCGATATCTTTGAAGCGACGATATACACTTGCGAACCGCACATAGGCTACCTCGTTAAGGGGTGCGAGTCGCTCCATCACCATGTCACCTATTTTTGTACTTGGCATCTCCTGCTCTCCACATGCGTATATATGCTGTTCGATATCTGCTACCAAACGCTCGAGCTGCAAACTCGTTACAGGAGTTTTCTCGGAAGCCCTATACAACCCAGCAAGTAACTTGTCACGATTAAAGAGTTCACGAGTTCCGTTAGTCTTTACTACTATTATCTGAGGACGCTCCAGTCGCTCATAGGTAGTAAATCTATACTGACAGTTTGTGCAAACTCTTCGCCGACGGATGGCCTCACCATCTGATACGTCACGAGATTCAATTACCTTTGTCTCCGTTTGCTGGCATTGGCTGCATTTCATATATTTGCATACCTCCTTGCTTACTCTACAACCGTGGAGATCCAGAGACAGCCAGCTCATGCTTGCTTTTAAAACAATGTATTTGTTTTGGCCCTCAATCATCCGAACGTTCATAGATGTGTAAAACATTTATTCATCTGAACGTACGACCACTGTATATTTCATCCTATATATAGTGTCTATACTGTATAGATTAACTCTACCTATAGCGTTTTGCAAGCAAAAATTTGGTGTATTATTTACGCTTTTTTATCACTGTTAACAGGGGTGGAATCTTCATCCTGGCCCTCTTGTCGACGCTTCTTCAATCTGCGCAAGAAAGAGGGCTTCTCTAGCTCCTCTTCTTCATTCGAACCCACAAAGGCCTGAGACTTCGATGACGCATCTTGTGCAGCTACCTCGTTGGTTTCAACTTCTTTTGTATCCTGATCAAGTGTCCAGATATTAGGCATAGGTTTTTCATTCTGGAAAGCTTCCTCCGCCTTGGAGGGCTCGTCCAGGTCCATATCAATATCTTTGATGACAGTATCATCTGACCTGGGCGGGTCAACAGACGTTGTCATACCGCTAGAAGAAGATGGATCAGATGAAGCGGAGCGATTTGTAAAGTAGGCGGCATCAAAGCCCGTAGCCACAACAGTGATAATAAGCTCATTCTCTAGCTCGGGATTTATGGTGGCACCAAAAATGATATTGGCGTCCGGATCGGCAGCTGTAGTTATAGTCTCTGCAGCTGTGTTAATTTCATGCATGGACATGTCCATGCCACCAATAACGTTGAACAAAATACCACGGGCACCATCAATTGACACCTCCAGTAGCGGCGATTCAACAGCCTGCTGGGCAGCCTTGATGGCTCGATCTTCGCCACTTGCACGACCTATACCCATAAGGGCAGAGCCAGCATTCTTCATGACCGCTTTTACATCGGCAAAGTCTAGGTTGATCAGCCCATGAACCGTAATAAGATCAGATATACCCTGCACACCCTGGCGAAGTACATCATCTGCTACCTTAAAAGCTTCGAGCAAGGGAGTCTGACGATCAATCGTCTGTAACAGACGATCATTAGGTATGACGATAAGGGTGTCTACGGCATCTTTCAGATTAGTTATGGCAGATTCTGCGTTACGTCGACGTTTGTCACCTTCGAAGGCAAAGGGTTTTGTTGCAAAACCAACAACGAGAGAGCCCGCTTCCTTGGCAACCTTGGCAACCACGTGCCCCGCACCACTGCCAGTTCCGCCCCCGGCACCAATGGTTATAAACACCATGTCAGCACCTTCAACGGCTTTTCTGATCTCTTCAATAGATTCTTCGGCAGCCTTTTGGCCCGTTGCTGGGTCGGCACCACCGCCCAAACCCCGAGTTGTCTCACTACCGATGTTAATTTTTTTCTGTGCCAGAGAGTGGTGCAAGGCCTGTGCGTCAGTGTTAATTACAATGAATTCAACACCATCAACGCCGGACTCTATCATCCGATTTATGGCTGCGCCACCGGCACCGCCCACACCTATTACTTTAATGCGTGCGAAAGTCTCTATAGCTGGTGCAACTTGTGGCATCTAAGGATATCCTCTCTGTCGTTATAGCAAGGAGTATATCATATGAGACCAAACCCTTGCAGACCCCTAGGCGAGGTTCTACTTCCTGGACCTCATTCGTTTTAGAAGCCCGTCAATGAGCCCAAAGGCACTCGTGTTGGGCTGGCTGGCAGCGGACTTGTCTTGGTCGGGAACAAGCAGCATATCAAGCAACATGAGCCCCACGGCGGACGCATACATAGGGTCCTGCACGATATCAACCAAGCCGCCCAGGGGCTGGAGCTCTCCAACTCGGGCAGCCAGCTGAAGCTTCTCTTTTGCAAAATCAGCAATACCAGGAAGCTTCGCTGTGCCGCCGACCAGTACGATTCCACCAGGGAGCTTACGGGAGCGCTGAATCTTCTTGAGTTCTTTGTCTACAAACTCAAATAACTCTTCCACGCGCGCTTCGGTAATCATTCGAACATCATCAATCTCAAACGTGTGTGACTTCTCGTTATGACGAACGGTCAAAGTCCCTTTCTTTTGGCTGGCTTCTAAGGTGGCGTGATTAATCTTTACCAGCTCAGCGACATCTAGATCGGTTCTAAGCCCGATTGCGAGGTCGTTGGTTATGTGTAGGCCTCCAATGGGAAGAACGGCGACATGCTGTACCTCTCCGTCTTCTATGACAACAATATTTGTTGTCCCGGCACCCATGTCGATAAGCAAGGTCCCGGACTCCTTCTGTTGTCTAGCCAGAACAGCCTCCGCGGCCGCAAGACTCGAGACCGTATGATTTGTAGCAGCAATTCGTGCCTTGTCTAGAACGATATCCAAGCTTTTCATACTGGGAGTCGACGCCGTTACGATATGCGTGTCTACCTCAAGCCTCACCCCTTGCATGCCCACCGGGTCTTTGATATTGTCTTGCCCATCAAGCCGATAATTTTTGGCAAATACCTGGATAATCTCTCTGTTAGCCGGAAGTTGAACAATGGTGGCTGCCTCTTCCACCCGAAAACGATCCTCAGGGGTAATCTCGCGGTTAGCCGCGCTGATAGCAATCACTCCCCTAGAATTCATACCCGTCACGTGCGATCCATTTACATTGACTGTTGCGCGCTCAATACGCACTCCAGATAATCTTTCCGCCTCGGTAACCGCCTGCACCACCGATTCAATAACATCATCAATATGTACAACTACACCCTTACGCATGCCAATATTAGCAGCGCTACCATGCCCGATTATGGAAGGGTGGCCGGGGTCATTAGGATCAACCATGCCAATAACGCAGCGAACAGAGCTCGTGCCAATATCGAGCCCAAAAAAGTGGCTTGGCGAAGATTCGCGCATGTTGGCAGTATAGCGCTTATCGTTACACCTTACAAATGAAACGGCACTCGGGATCTAGAGTTTCGTTAAAATCTCTGAGCCCGTGTCGGTAATAAGTACCGTATGTTCAAAGTGGGCTGCAAATGAACGGTCATTGGTCCTTACAGTCCAGCCATCGATATCAATAAAAACCCGGAAGTCACCAAGGGTAGCCATGGGCTCTATGGCTATAGTCATACCTTTTTTCAGGACGGGTCCCGTCCCTTCTTTACCGTAGTTGGGAATGTTTGGCTCCTCATGCAGCTCATGTCCAACCCCGTGGCCCACCATATCCCGAACTATACCGTAATCAGCCTGCTTAAGCACTTGCTCTATGGCATTCGACAAGTCTCCGACACGCGTACCATCTTTCAGAATAGAGATACCAGCATACAATGCAGCTTCGGTATCACGGACCAGTCTCAACCTGTTAGCCGGGCCAACGCCTGCGACAACAGATACAGCACCGTCAGTAATCATACCCTCGTAGGTCACACCAAAGTCCATACTCACAATATCACCGTCAGTAATTTTCCTTTTGGCGGTGGGGATACCATGCACCACCTCGTCGTTCACCGAGACACACAGCACATCAGGGAAGCCATACATTCCTAAGAAGGTTGGCGTACCACCCGTACCACGCAGTTCGCTCTTAGCAATCTCTGCCAAATCCTTAGTAGTCATACCCGGCTGAATCGCCTGCTTGAGAGTGGCGAGCACTGTCGCCAGAAGTCGACCACTTTCACGCATAGCCTTGATCTCTTGAGTTGTTTTTACTTTTGTTTGCATGACACTAGTTGACTGATGATATATCTTTCTTGATCTGGCCGTGGATAGCTTCTATGTCACCAGCACCATCTACATCAAAAATTGGCACCCGAGCTTCTCTAAAATGATCGAGAATTGGCCTCGTCACCTCCTCATATTCACGAAAACGTTCGAGGATAGCCTCTTTATGATCATCTTGTCTACCACGCTTCAGGAGTCGATCAAGTACTGTTTGCTGATCTACAGTAAGATGGATAACCGCAGTAACATCAAGCTGCCCATGCTTGTGCTGATTAAGGAGCCAGTCCGCCTGGGAAACCGTCCGAGGGAAACCGTCTAGAATAAACTCCTCATGTACATCAATCATCGCAAATATTTTTTGGACAAGTTTTATAATCTCCCTATCAGATAACAGCCTTCCCGCTAGCATATCCTTGCGTCGCTCGCCAGACACCAGCATACGGAGGAACTCACCAGTAGATAGCCAGGGCAGGGCAAGCTCGTCTGCTAACATCCTCCCCTGGACGCTCTTACCAGAACCAGCAACACCCATAAAAATAATCATCCTGAAATCCTCTGTTTTACCGCAGCAGCGATGCGCCCACCGTCCGCATCTCCCTTGCTTAGTTCTTTTACCCTTCCGATAATTCGCCCCATGTCTTGAGAAGTTGCAGCTCCAACGTCATCGATAGCCCTGTCTACGAGCTTCCCTATTTCTTCGTCCGATAGCTGGGCGGGCAAATAGTTCTCTATGACCACCAGCTCATGCCGCTCGGCCACAGCCTTCTCTTGATTACCGCCACGATCAAACAATTCGGCACTTTCCTGGCGTTTCTTTGCCTCTTTGCGTAACACGCCTACAATCTCTTGGTCTGCCAACCCCTGTTCCCTCTTGCCCTCCGCAACCTCGACATACAGAATAGCGCTCTTGAGACCCCTCAGGGTTGTTGCAAGCGTCTTGTCGCCACCAAGCATGGCAGCTTTCAAATCTGAATCGATCCGTTCCTTCAAACTCATAATTCATCCCTAGTGTACCAAAGAGCTCATCCTAAAAGCAAAATGCTGCCAGATTCCTCGGGCAGCATCTGCTATTGAGACGACGTTATTTTTGGCCGAGCTTAATCTTCTTTAGCTTCTGAGACTTACGCTCACGACGTAAAATAGCCTTCTCGCGGCGTTCGCGCTTACTCATTGGTTTTTCAAAGTATTGTGCCTGTTTTGCCTTTGTGACAACTCCAGCCTGCTGAACTTTGCGAGTAAATCGACGCAGAACGTTCTCAATGGATTCTTTCGAATCTTTGCGTGTAACTTGTATCATGGGCCTAATTGTACTTTAACAGGGATAGATATGCAAGATTGAAAGCTAAGAACCGGGCTGCTGCTTCTTTTGATTCATGCGTTGTGACTTCAACACTATGCTTTGTAGTTCTTTGAAGATCGCAAAGTGTTTATTGGTGTGATATATTTTGGTGTTTCCCTGTCGTTCAGAAATAAGAAACCCTATCTTCTCTAGCCTTTTTAGCTCACGCTGAATATTCCCAGCATCTTCTTTGATAAGCTTTGCAAGCCCACGAACATGGGTTTTAAAATCGGGATATTTGGCGTAAACCACTATGATTTTCCGCCGTACTCGTGAAGTTATAAATACATCTAACATAAGCTCTATTGTTATTAGGACAACGTAACTGAAGTATACGCGACAACTGATGGTCTTTCAACATATTTTTCCAATAAAACTTATAATGTGGTCATGAGATATTACGAGGTCTGGGTTGCAAGCCAGAGGTACCACGGGGAGAGTTCCCTCACTTACTCCCATGAAGCTGCGTTCGCAAAAGGCACCCTAGTAACTGTCGAGCTACAAAGACAGGTGGTGGTTGCTGTAGTACTCTCAGAAGTTAAGAAGCCCAGTTTCAAAACAAAACCTATCAGAGATACACTAAATGAAGAGCCCATCCCATCAGAGATCATTGAACTCATGCAGTGGGTACATAGCTACTACCCGGCACCCCTGGGCCAAATAACTTCTCTGGCACTTCCTGGCACGCTTACCACAAAGAGCAGGGCAAAAACCGCAAAGACAGTAGCCAAGTTTCCAGAGCCTCTCACTCCCCCTGCCCTCACCACCGAACAGGCTCAAGCAATCCGTGACATCAATCAGCCTAACCTTCGAACCGCTCTCCTGCATGGTAACACCGGTAGCGGCAAAACACGTGTCTATATAGAACTCATCGACCAGCAGCTAAAGCGCGACAAGAGTGTCTTGCTTCTAACCCCCGAGATTAGCCTTACCCCCCAACTGGCGCAGAGTGTACATCGGTACTTCCCAGGATCGGTTGTGGTACTGCACTCAGAGATGACCGTCGCCCAGAGACGCAATGCCTGGCTCTCTATCCTGACTTCTACTAAGCCACTTGTAGTAATTGGACCCCGATCGATTCTTTTTTGCCCACTCAAATCTATAGGACTGATTGTGCTGGATGAATTTCATGAAACCGCCTACAAACAAGAGCAAGCTCCACACTACTTGGCTACACGTGTTGCGGCACGGCTAGCAAGCTTACACGGAGCACAGCTTATTTTTGGCAGCGCCACCCCCCTTCTGGCAGACTACTACTTCTTTAAACAAAAGAAATTATCAATCATCAGAATGGTTCAGCCTGCACTTTTTGATAGCGAACAAAAAACAGATGTTGTAATTATTGACTTAAAAAAGCGTGAGCAATTTAATCGTTCTCCATGGATTTCTAACACTCTCATTGAGGGAATTTCACATACAATCCAGAAGGAGGAGCAATCATTAGTCTTCCTGAATAGACGTGGGTCGGCCCGGCTTATCTTGTGCCAGAACTGTGGTTGGGAGGCGGTTTGCCCACGCTGTGATCTGCCACTGACATACCATGCAGACATGCACTCAGCACTCTGTCACACTTGCGGATTCCGACAGAATCCGCCCTCGTCATGCCCTGAGTGTAGTAGTACTGACATCAATTTCAAATCTATTGGCACCAAAGCACTCGTCACCGAACTAGCTCGCCTATTCCCGCAAGCTCGCATACAGCGATTCGATAGTGACCTACCTAAAATCGACCGAATGGAGCATCATTACGAAAATATAGTAGCCGGCAACGTGGACATCTTGGTGGGAACCCAAATGCTCGGCAAAGGTCTAGACCTACCAAAACTAGGCCTCCTTGGCATTATTCAGGCTGATACCAGTCTGAGCTTCCCGGACTATACCGCCCAGGAGCGAACATATCAGCTGCTATCGCAGGCGCTCGGAAGACTTACGAGAGGCCACCGAAGCGGACTAGCCGTTATACAGACCCACCATACCGACAACCCCATATTGCGAGCTGCGATAGAGCAAGATTACGCCAGCTTTTACGATTGCGAGATCAAGGAAAGGCAGACATATAACTTCCCTCCCTTTTGCTTCTTATTGAAGATCACGTGTAGTAGAGCGAGCCTCTCCGCAGCGCGACAAAGCTGCGAGTCGATTGGCCATGGCTTGCGCAAAAGCTTCAGGGACGTCCAAGTCATTGGCCCGGCGCCTTCATTTCTAGAGAAAACCAATAATCGCTATAACTGGCAGCTTGTGGTGAAGTCTAAAAAAAGGACAACCTTGATTGATATTATCCGCACGCTTCCACAAAACTGTTCCTACGACATCGACCCCACGAATCTTCTCTGATACTATTAGTCAAATGGGAAAAACTCAACGGGATATTATTACGCTTGCACACGATCACCTGAGACAGCGCTCTCAGAAGGTGGGCATTATTACCAGCGATATCAAGCAACTTGTCAAAGACATGGAAGACGCCACGCTAGACTGGGAGGATAGCCGTAAACACGAGGTTGGTGTCGCGCTTGCAGCCATTCAGATCGATCTACCCCTCCGGGTAGTCGTAGTCCGCAATAACTTTGACGACAAGTCAGATCGCACCTTCCAGGCGTTTATAAACCCAAAGATCACCAAGTTTGAGGGCAAGGTAGAGGAAGATTTCGAAGGCTGCTTGAGCGTTAAAGATATCTATGGCAAAGTACCCCGCTATCAAAAAGTCCGGATTAGCGCCTTAGACCTCAACGGCAAGCAGATCAGAGTAGTCGCCGAAGGATTCTTGGCCAGGGTGTTCCAGCACGAGATTGATCATACAAACGGAATCGTTTTCATTGATCACATTAAAGATAAACCAGAGGCATTCTTTAGACTGACCGAAGAAGGCCATCTGGATGCACTCGATTATGAAAAAGATGTCAAAAACAATAGTATTCTTTGGTAATGAACGCATTGCCACAGGCGTAACAACGCACGTGCCAACCCTACGTGGCCTTATCGAAGCCGGCTACGAGGTCAAGGCGGTGGTCTCTA is drawn from Verrucomicrobiia bacterium and contains these coding sequences:
- a CDS encoding vitamin B12-dependent ribonucleotide reductase, encoding MAQIAILGRRRLLTPPKSKGYDQLKWVKRDSVIMNPMTGKPVFEQKDVDFPEGWSLNAINIVAQKYFTGTPGTDGREKSLKDLIDRVVDTVTRQGMQEGYFESDAEAEDYREELKYILATQRAAFNSPVWFNIGVPERAQQASACFILAVEDTMPAILNWYKEEGMIFKGGSGSGINLSSIRSSAEELGKSAGTASGPMSFMRGADASAGAIKSGGKTRRAAKMVILNADHPDIVEFIWAKAIEERKARVLRDAGFDMDLDGRDSFSVQYQNANNSVRVTDEFMRAVENDKDWDLKAVTTGKTVRTVKARDLFRQISESAWECADPGMQFDTTINKWHTTPNAGRINGSNPCSEYMHLDNSACNLASINLLRYLNDDGSFDIKSFIHTVELIFTAQEILVGYSEYPTESINKNARAYRELGLGYANLGALLMAQGLPYDSDEGRAQAAAITALMTGQAYATSAKIANRVGPFAGFHKDREGMLHVLRMHREEVSKIDASLVSEELLSAAASAWDEAVELGELHGVRNAQASVLAPTGTIGLMMDCDTTGIEPDLGLVKHKKLVGGGTMSIVNQTVPRALKVLGYSKSEVDDIISYIDVEKTIIGAPHLKEEHKDVFACSMGDNPIHYMGHVKMMSAVQPFLSGAISKTVNMPEEATVEEVEKLHMESWRLGLKAVAIYRDNCKVAQPLSMAKKEGTKKDEPVSLAEVLSDRIIVKGAVRRELPRVRASKTFSFTVASSHGYVTVGEYEDGTPGEVFIHFAKHGSTLLGIMDSFAISVSHGLQYGVPLKTYVRSLTSTSFAPAGITDDPEIRTASSIIDYIFRRLALSYLSFDDRLELGLASMDDMPEEQVSLLEVGTPRADEAVAVEIQPEPIMAIRPQPIQAARQAVADSGTGHQDDAAPMCYNCGNQTQKAGSCYVCTSCGSTTGCS
- the nrdR gene encoding transcriptional regulator NrdR; translated protein: MKCSQCQQTETKVIESRDVSDGEAIRRRRVCTNCQYRFTTYERLERPQIIVVKTNGTRELFNRDKLLAGLYRASEKTPVTSLQLERLVADIEQHIYACGEQEMPSTKIGDMVMERLAPLNEVAYVRFASVYRRFKDIAGFEKELLQIRERKVGSVKA
- the ftsZ gene encoding cell division protein FtsZ translates to MPQVAPAIETFARIKVIGVGGAGGAAINRMIESGVDGVEFIVINTDAQALHHSLAQKKINIGSETTRGLGGGADPATGQKAAEESIEEIRKAVEGADMVFITIGAGGGTGSGAGHVVAKVAKEAGSLVVGFATKPFAFEGDKRRRNAESAITNLKDAVDTLIVIPNDRLLQTIDRQTPLLEAFKVADDVLRQGVQGISDLITVHGLINLDFADVKAVMKNAGSALMGIGRASGEDRAIKAAQQAVESPLLEVSIDGARGILFNVIGGMDMSMHEINTAAETITTAADPDANIIFGATINPELENELIITVVATGFDAAYFTNRSASSDPSSSSGMTTSVDPPRSDDTVIKDIDMDLDEPSKAEEAFQNEKPMPNIWTLDQDTKEVETNEVAAQDASSKSQAFVGSNEEEELEKPSFLRRLKKRRQEGQDEDSTPVNSDKKA
- the ftsA gene encoding cell division protein FtsA produces the protein MRESSPSHFFGLDIGTSSVRCVIGMVDPNDPGHPSIIGHGSAANIGMRKGVVVHIDDVIESVVQAVTEAERLSGVRIERATVNVNGSHVTGMNSRGVIAISAANREITPEDRFRVEEAATIVQLPANREIIQVFAKNYRLDGQDNIKDPVGMQGVRLEVDTHIVTASTPSMKSLDIVLDKARIAATNHTVSSLAAAEAVLARQQKESGTLLIDMGAGTTNIVVIEDGEVQHVAVLPIGGLHITNDLAIGLRTDLDVAELVKINHATLEASQKKGTLTVRHNEKSHTFEIDDVRMITEARVEELFEFVDKELKKIQRSRKLPGGIVLVGGTAKLPGIADFAKEKLQLAARVGELQPLGGLVDIVQDPMYASAVGLMLLDMLLVPDQDKSAASQPNTSAFGLIDGLLKRMRSRK
- the map gene encoding type I methionyl aminopeptidase, with product MQTKVKTTQEIKAMRESGRLLATVLATLKQAIQPGMTTKDLAEIAKSELRGTGGTPTFLGMYGFPDVLCVSVNDEVVHGIPTAKRKITDGDIVSMDFGVTYEGMITDGAVSVVAGVGPANRLRLVRDTEAALYAGISILKDGTRVGDLSNAIEQVLKQADYGIVRDMVGHGVGHELHEEPNIPNYGKEGTGPVLKKGMTIAIEPMATLGDFRVFIDIDGWTVRTNDRSFAAHFEHTVLITDTGSEILTKL
- a CDS encoding nucleoside monophosphate kinase; translation: MIIFMGVAGSGKSVQGRMLADELALPWLSTGEFLRMLVSGERRKDMLAGRLLSDREIIKLVQKIFAMIDVHEEFILDGFPRTVSQADWLLNQHKHGQLDVTAVIHLTVDQQTVLDRLLKRGRQDDHKEAILERFREYEEVTRPILDHFREARVPIFDVDGAGDIEAIHGQIKKDISSVN
- a CDS encoding GatB/YqeY domain-containing protein, whose amino-acid sequence is MSLKERIDSDLKAAMLGGDKTLATTLRGLKSAILYVEVAEGKREQGLADQEIVGVLRKEAKKRQESAELFDRGGNQEKAVAERHELVVIENYLPAQLSDEEIGKLVDRAIDDVGAATSQDMGRIIGRVKELSKGDADGGRIAAAVKQRISG
- the rpsU gene encoding 30S ribosomal protein S21: MIQVTRKDSKESIENVLRRFTRKVQQAGVVTKAKQAQYFEKPMSKRERREKAILRRERKSQKLKKIKLGQK
- a CDS encoding ArsR family transcriptional regulator: MLDVFITSRVRRKIIVVYAKYPDFKTHVRGLAKLIKEDAGNIQRELKRLEKIGFLISERQGNTKIYHTNKHFAIFKELQSIVLKSQRMNQKKQQPGS